GGCTGGCTGGAATTCCAAATTCAGGATCATGCCCCCGATCCCAAGACCCCGATTGTGGTTTATTGCGGTAAAAATGAACGCAGTCCTCTCGCGGCCAAGATGTTACAGGATATGGGGTATCAAAATGTCCAAAACTACGCCGAAGGTGTCTTTGCCTGGCGCGATGCAGGATTGACGATAAAGTCACCGGATCAGGCACGCGACAGCTTTCTTTATCGCAAACCGCAACAGGTCGTGGATGGTGTTTGGTCTGCCATCGGTCAGACTGCTCCGCCTTTATATGAGAATTCCGGCCATAACAACAACCTGACTTTCATTGAAACCTCAGAAGGCGCGGTTGTGGTCAATGCCAGTGCCAATTACCTGCTGGCACGTGCCTTTCATGAAGAAATGAAAAAACTGAGCAGCCAGCCTGTTAAATATGTCATTTTCGAAAACGGTCAAACTCATGCCGCCATGGGGGCGCAATACTGGAAAGAACAAGGCGCGACCCTGATTGCCCATGTGGATGCCGCCCACGAGATTGAAGAAAACCGGGAGCGCATGATGGCTCAAACCCTCAAACGCTATCGTGACAAGGCCATGGGCTCTAAAGTACTGCTGCCCGATGAAACCTTTGAAGACGAGATGGTGCTGGAACTCGGTGGGGAACGTATTGAACTGCGCAATTTCGGCCCGGCCCACAGCC
This sequence is a window from Terasakiella sp. SH-1. Protein-coding genes within it:
- a CDS encoding rhodanese-like domain-containing protein; this encodes MMTSRFLLTALFASSLLTTNPTLAMQDASDILSQAKNEIKNISTKDLQKWIVDHPEGILVDVRTPAEVTMLGGNIGSYQNRIIPRGWLEFQIQDHAPDPKTPIVVYCGKNERSPLAAKMLQDMGYQNVQNYAEGVFAWRDAGLTIKSPDQARDSFLYRKPQQVVDGVWSAIGQTAPPLYENSGHNNNLTFIETSEGAVVVNASANYLLARAFHEEMKKLSSQPVKYVIFENGQTHAAMGAQYWKEQGATLIAHVDAAHEIEENRERMMAQTLKRYRDKAMGSKVLLPDETFEDEMVLELGGERIELRNFGPAHSPGDISVWLPKKSLVIAGDMAFHQRLLAVFEETDTAAWIESWQEFAALKAKHVIPGHGDPTTMAEITKYTHDYLVYLRAEVRKLLDNDGGLADSYNIDQSAYRHLDTFRELARKNAGRVFVQMEFE